A genome region from Lactobacillus sp. ESL0791 includes the following:
- a CDS encoding ABC transporter permease — protein MNDINSEFCKLFSLPSAWLAFLVSILIAPVITAINSYYALSDLRKGILTKIDPGLGFQELAFGVAGIIILGVIMISSEYFTENAESGNSRQITTSLLSVPARLRLLLSKCVVTTLVSAFLAIIASVITFLTIKLVLGSYAPAIKFKEIGKFLGVIYYWVLTALLALAITVFTRNGIIPLTFLILNSSVVTVSYLLAKTTILANYLPDMAGLRMFTKVSGTGVSFSPLLAGTIMTAWITGLFLLAAIVFCRRDV, from the coding sequence ATGAACGACATTAATTCAGAGTTTTGTAAACTTTTTTCTCTTCCGTCAGCCTGGCTGGCTTTTCTTGTAAGTATTCTAATCGCACCAGTAATTACTGCGATTAATTCGTACTACGCACTTTCTGATTTAAGAAAAGGCATATTAACGAAGATTGATCCAGGGCTTGGCTTTCAAGAATTAGCATTTGGGGTTGCGGGTATAATTATTTTGGGCGTTATTATGATTAGCAGCGAATATTTTACTGAAAATGCAGAGTCTGGGAACAGTAGGCAGATTACAACTAGTTTATTGAGTGTGCCTGCACGTCTACGGTTATTACTTTCTAAGTGTGTGGTTACTACACTTGTAAGTGCATTTTTAGCAATTATTGCGAGTGTTATTACTTTTTTGACAATTAAGTTAGTTCTTGGTTCGTATGCTCCTGCAATTAAATTTAAAGAAATTGGTAAATTTTTAGGAGTTATTTATTATTGGGTATTAACTGCATTGTTGGCTTTAGCAATTACTGTTTTCACGCGTAACGGTATAATTCCATTGACATTTTTGATTCTCAATAGTTCAGTTGTGACTGTTTCTTATTTATTAGCAAAAACTACTATATTGGCTAATTATTTACCGGATATGGCGGGGCTTAGGATGTTTACCAAAGTTAGCGGCACTGGTGTTAGCTTTTCGCCGCTTTTGGCAGGAACTATTATGACAGCTTGGATTACTGGGCTATTTCTGCTGGCTGCTATTGTGTTTTGCAGAAGGGATGTGTGA
- a CDS encoding ATP-binding cassette domain-containing protein, with product MISVNNLTKKRGSATILQNLSFQVKSGRVTGFLGPNGAGKSSTIRILLGLDQATSGNALINGIPYIKLKNPLYTVGAVLDGSGAHPARTGRNHLKWIAQAAGISTSRVDEVLEIVGLTQAASKRVKQYSLGMSRRLALGAALLGDPDILILDEPTNGLDPEGIRWLRNFLHKRAQSGKTVLLSSHLMGETAETVDDVIIINHGQIIANGTLREVIGAHSCLEDAFFTLIKHDGGKQ from the coding sequence ATGATTTCAGTCAATAATCTAACTAAAAAACGGGGCTCTGCAACAATCTTACAGAATCTAAGTTTTCAGGTAAAAAGTGGTAGGGTTACAGGATTTTTAGGTCCTAATGGTGCAGGTAAAAGTTCCACTATCAGGATTTTACTAGGATTGGATCAAGCAACTTCGGGAAATGCATTAATTAATGGCATTCCATATATCAAACTTAAAAACCCGCTTTATACGGTAGGAGCTGTATTAGATGGTTCCGGTGCGCATCCCGCACGTACTGGGAGAAATCATTTAAAATGGATTGCTCAGGCTGCAGGGATTTCTACCAGCAGGGTAGACGAAGTATTGGAAATTGTTGGGTTAACTCAGGCTGCTAGCAAGCGTGTTAAACAGTATTCTCTTGGGATGTCGCGTAGGTTAGCTCTTGGAGCAGCACTACTTGGGGATCCAGATATTCTTATTTTGGATGAACCAACGAATGGTTTGGATCCAGAAGGCATCCGGTGGCTGCGAAATTTTTTACATAAACGTGCTCAATCCGGGAAAACAGTATTGTTGTCTAGTCATTTGATGGGTGAGACAGCGGAAACAGTAGATGACGTGATTATTATTAATCATGGCCAAATTATTGCTAACGGAACATTAAGAGAAGTAATCGGTGCTCATTCTTGTTTAGAAGATGCATTTTTTACGCTTATTAAACATGATGGAGGGAAGCAGTAA
- a CDS encoding HAMP domain-containing sensor histidine kinase produces the protein MKKRSLRRYLYFHFLILIFLLLGLFLMLVGIYPVEKTQTAYSATRYQAVLLLLFCVVILFVMISGLFFYRLHKRLLPLQKAMEVATKNSTIPQKISIKKGKIDEIAQLEFAFNQMSQQLKESYQKEKEEEKLRQKLIADISHDIRTPLTVLRGQTAQLERENLSEKGKLTLTSLNQTISYIGELVNNLLDYSLLQAGKYPYHPQVVNIVRLVRVAVASWYPTFEQKDFRIDVCLPENHSFTWEVDPQWFNRVLNNIFQNVLRHASAGKYLAIFLDFKTEQLTIKDHGPGMGHLSANQGLGIGLTVSRYMLEQMSLEINFVSSKHGTSVQISKKLD, from the coding sequence ATGAAAAAACGATCTTTACGGCGTTATTTGTACTTTCATTTTTTAATATTGATTTTTTTGCTACTGGGACTGTTCCTAATGTTGGTCGGAATTTATCCGGTTGAAAAAACGCAAACTGCTTATTCAGCAACCCGTTATCAAGCCGTTTTATTGCTCCTATTTTGTGTGGTGATTCTTTTTGTAATGATTTCTGGGCTCTTTTTTTATCGTTTGCATAAACGCTTACTTCCTTTGCAAAAGGCAATGGAAGTCGCCACGAAAAATTCTACTATTCCGCAAAAAATTTCTATTAAAAAAGGCAAAATAGATGAAATTGCCCAATTAGAGTTTGCATTTAATCAAATGTCGCAGCAATTGAAAGAAAGTTATCAAAAAGAGAAAGAAGAAGAGAAACTAAGACAAAAATTGATTGCAGATATTTCGCATGATATTCGGACACCTTTAACGGTTTTACGGGGGCAAACGGCACAGCTTGAGCGCGAGAACCTCAGTGAGAAAGGCAAGTTAACACTTACCTCGCTTAATCAAACTATTTCGTATATAGGAGAACTAGTCAATAATTTGCTAGATTACTCACTATTACAGGCAGGAAAATACCCGTATCATCCGCAAGTAGTCAATATCGTGAGATTAGTTAGAGTAGCAGTTGCCTCTTGGTATCCGACCTTTGAGCAAAAGGATTTTCGGATAGATGTTTGTTTACCGGAAAATCATTCTTTTACGTGGGAAGTGGATCCACAGTGGTTCAATAGAGTGCTGAATAATATTTTTCAAAATGTTTTACGGCACGCTAGCGCAGGGAAATATCTTGCCATCTTCTTAGATTTTAAAACAGAGCAGTTAACTATTAAGGATCATGGTCCAGGGATGGGGCATCTTTCTGCTAATCAAGGTTTAGGAATTGGGTTAACCGTTTCGCGTTATATGCTGGAGCAGATGTCATTGGAAATTAATTTTGTTTCATCTAAGCATGGAACAAGTGTGCAAATTTCTAAAAAATTAGACTGA
- a CDS encoding response regulator transcription factor yields the protein MTYIKSCVILYIEDNEDIGKWVKDELTQRGYQVYWLLSGQDAQKYFDLADIVVLDIMLPGLDGFTLGKRFKKLRPQVPILLLSARTALEDKVTGLKFADDYLTKPFAPEELAARIEVLLRRNNFIETNKIKFGNHLIIDFSAHTVMNEETKQEIVLTGKEYQILAYLVKHANQIMTKEQIFEDVWEEPYIDGDKTLSVHLRHLRIKLEQDPDKPTVIQTIRGIGYRVKQ from the coding sequence ATGACTTACATAAAAAGCTGCGTAATTTTATATATTGAAGATAATGAGGACATTGGTAAGTGGGTCAAGGATGAATTAACCCAGCGCGGCTATCAAGTTTATTGGCTTTTATCGGGTCAAGATGCGCAAAAATATTTTGATTTGGCTGATATTGTTGTACTAGATATTATGCTGCCTGGTCTTGATGGTTTTACTCTTGGAAAAAGATTTAAAAAATTGCGGCCACAGGTACCAATTCTTTTGTTGTCTGCACGAACAGCACTTGAAGATAAAGTTACCGGATTAAAATTTGCGGATGATTATTTGACTAAACCATTTGCCCCAGAAGAATTGGCAGCAAGAATAGAAGTCCTGTTACGCCGCAATAATTTTATAGAAACTAACAAAATTAAGTTTGGTAACCATCTTATAATAGATTTTTCTGCCCATACTGTCATGAATGAAGAAACTAAGCAAGAAATTGTGCTGACGGGCAAAGAATACCAGATTTTGGCATATTTGGTGAAACATGCAAATCAAATAATGACCAAAGAGCAGATTTTTGAAGATGTATGGGAGGAACCCTATATTGATGGTGATAAAACATTGTCAGTTCATTTGCGTCATTTGCGGATAAAATTGGAACAAGATCCAGATAAACCGACGGTGATTCAGACAATTCGTGGTATTGGGTATCGGGTGAAACAATGA
- a CDS encoding ABC transporter ATP-binding protein, with protein sequence MKDKQEVKLLLHETNKLYPHVLAVQVIRAVINSLIDILNVLFLGLEVNILVTKQNWSLALKVGLLFLTIKFILNIADNYFSELADRHSRLLNQRAQAQISRHLVQVDYETFMSPKFRQLYSDISEGMQFTGGFQQFIANVVNDFASFVVTLLTSGTIVCYILVKGWQQAAVNGQGPIFLVFLLMAVILPLYLSEKVGNWSGKIFQQFFAVNIKFNRLLSYYLEYAFTEISVNKLLRLFDPENTYLQHAKKQIINGTDRDEKIQSKALGVYVVSDLATSLAIGLLYVVIGLFIVQGGLSIGNLISAVGTLELLITSLGNLFSSWGKRAGSFKTMEQFSEFMQMGEEKSADKPKLLKTTDFTVEFVHVSYRYPGQETYALQDVSLTLKSGVKTALVGQNGSGKTTLVKLLLRLVRPTAGKILFNGQDIADLDLKNYQDFFAVVSQHFFLTAESLAKNVAADRKIISAKVQNALTEVGLDKKVAGLELGIETPVSNVLSEQGVNFSGGEQQKLAIARAVYRDSKFYVLDEPTAALDPLAEAEVFDQFADLTHKQTALFISHRMSSTRASDYIYVLDKGQLVQQGTHAQLMKKPGIYSNLYKAQAEFFKK encoded by the coding sequence ATGAAAGATAAACAAGAAGTAAAGTTACTTTTGCATGAAACCAATAAATTGTATCCCCATGTGCTGGCCGTTCAGGTTATCCGGGCGGTAATTAACAGCTTAATTGACATCTTAAACGTTTTATTTTTGGGACTTGAAGTAAATATTTTAGTAACCAAGCAGAATTGGAGTTTAGCGTTAAAAGTGGGTTTGTTATTTTTAACTATTAAATTTATATTGAATATCGCGGATAATTATTTTAGCGAGCTGGCAGATCGGCACAGCCGCCTGCTCAATCAGCGGGCCCAAGCTCAGATTTCGCGGCATCTTGTTCAAGTTGATTATGAAACTTTTATGTCGCCTAAATTCCGCCAGTTGTATAGCGATATCAGTGAGGGGATGCAATTTACCGGTGGCTTTCAACAGTTTATTGCCAATGTTGTTAATGATTTTGCCAGTTTTGTGGTGACACTGCTGACTTCTGGTACGATTGTCTGCTATATTTTAGTTAAAGGCTGGCAACAAGCGGCAGTTAACGGTCAAGGCCCAATTTTCCTTGTCTTTTTATTAATGGCAGTTATCTTGCCGCTCTATCTTTCGGAGAAAGTTGGAAATTGGTCTGGGAAAATTTTTCAGCAGTTTTTCGCAGTAAATATTAAATTTAACCGGCTGTTGTCCTATTATTTGGAGTATGCTTTTACCGAAATCAGTGTTAACAAGCTGCTGCGCTTGTTTGACCCTGAGAATACTTATTTGCAGCACGCCAAAAAGCAAATAATCAATGGCACTGATCGAGATGAAAAAATTCAGAGTAAAGCATTGGGTGTTTATGTTGTGTCTGATTTGGCAACGAGCCTAGCAATTGGTTTGCTGTATGTTGTTATCGGTTTGTTCATTGTTCAAGGCGGGCTTAGCATCGGTAATCTGATTTCAGCGGTTGGTACGCTTGAGTTGTTGATTACTAGTTTAGGTAATTTGTTCAGTTCATGGGGCAAACGTGCGGGTTCATTTAAAACAATGGAACAATTTAGTGAATTTATGCAAATGGGTGAGGAAAAATCTGCGGATAAGCCGAAACTATTAAAAACGACAGATTTTACGGTTGAGTTTGTTCACGTTTCTTATCGTTATCCAGGACAGGAAACTTATGCGCTGCAGGATGTAAGTTTAACTTTGAAGAGTGGTGTTAAGACGGCTTTGGTGGGGCAAAATGGCAGCGGTAAAACAACTTTGGTAAAGCTACTATTGCGACTAGTCAGGCCGACAGCTGGGAAAATTTTATTTAATGGTCAGGACATTGCCGACTTAGATTTAAAAAATTACCAGGACTTTTTTGCGGTGGTTTCACAACACTTTTTCTTAACAGCAGAATCACTGGCTAAAAATGTGGCAGCTGATCGAAAAATTATTTCTGCCAAGGTGCAGAATGCACTAACAGAGGTAGGCTTAGATAAAAAAGTTGCCGGGTTAGAGCTAGGAATAGAGACACCGGTGTCAAATGTCTTGAGTGAGCAAGGAGTCAATTTTTCCGGTGGCGAGCAGCAAAAGCTGGCCATTGCTAGAGCGGTTTATCGTGACAGCAAATTTTATGTTTTAGATGAGCCAACCGCAGCACTTGATCCCTTGGCTGAAGCCGAAGTGTTTGATCAGTTTGCTGACTTAACGCATAAACAGACGGCGCTCTTTATTTCGCACCGCATGAGTTCGACGCGAGCAAGCGACTATATTTATGTGCTGGATAAGGGGCAGTTGGTTCAGCAGGGGACGCACGCGCAGCTAATGAAAAAACCGGGAATTTACTCTAATCTGTACAAAGCACAGGCAGAATTTTTTAAGAAGTAA
- a CDS encoding ABC transporter ATP-binding protein, translating into MGKYSIISNLRWLISYMGKEKKWLCSWPVAVTVIKVVNTLLTATLPAFVVWAFTDKSRYKITLPLLVLVSLLSGFLSWFSNWYNRKMFWENTKLRWHLSLKDDELYLQQPFADSLSHVKQDERFAATQYAFSDENTGVSNFISSLANFTATLVTLIVISLLTIKISWLVFCLIWLSMLLTDYLLQQLAVKRRHFRKKIDEQQYAREYYNKICFAENASADIRLYNLAPGITAKIEAIQAQVESSEQQISQVKVNYQNLIQVISFLRFAVSFCCLLLALKNGRLNITEFTFYFGLLSSVELLLRNNCQNFMDLTAANSDINSGRKYFSKVEQTITKQNEQMRALPTKFNIKFDHVNFGYQPDKLIIKDFTLEIKQGQQLALVGLNGAGKTTLTLLLMGYLQPLSGEIYVGNCPLSELSNKQRLSFFSAMFQENTVLATDVLHNITVNRAASATKVEQLLVQTKFAEKVAHLKAGLKTQLTHYVSDDGQNFSGGELEKLMLTRALYKNAPIMILDEPTAALDALAEKDLYQQIASLTKGKTTIFISHRLASTATSDQVCFMKAGQIIGLGSHEELLRTNQAYRNLYDSQAKYYREEQHER; encoded by the coding sequence ATGGGAAAATACAGCATTATTAGTAATTTGCGGTGGCTAATAAGCTACATGGGAAAAGAAAAGAAATGGCTTTGTTCCTGGCCGGTTGCTGTTACTGTGATTAAAGTGGTCAATACCTTGCTGACAGCAACCTTGCCGGCATTCGTGGTTTGGGCTTTTACAGATAAGAGCAGATATAAAATAACGCTGCCTTTATTGGTTTTAGTCAGCCTGCTCAGTGGCTTCTTATCGTGGTTCAGCAACTGGTATAACCGAAAAATGTTTTGGGAAAATACTAAACTGCGCTGGCATCTGAGCCTAAAAGACGATGAGCTTTATTTGCAGCAGCCATTTGCCGACAGTTTGTCACACGTGAAACAAGATGAACGTTTTGCGGCAACGCAGTATGCTTTTTCCGATGAAAATACAGGAGTAAGTAATTTTATTTCTTCATTAGCGAACTTTACAGCAACATTAGTGACATTAATCGTTATTTCGCTTTTAACGATTAAGATTAGCTGGCTAGTATTTTGCTTAATTTGGCTTAGCATGCTTCTCACTGATTATCTTCTGCAGCAATTAGCAGTCAAAAGACGCCATTTTAGGAAGAAGATTGACGAACAACAATATGCAAGGGAATATTACAACAAGATCTGCTTTGCGGAAAACGCGAGTGCCGACATCCGGCTGTATAACTTGGCGCCAGGAATTACTGCCAAAATAGAGGCGATTCAGGCACAAGTTGAAAGTAGTGAACAGCAGATTTCCCAAGTGAAAGTTAATTATCAAAATTTAATTCAGGTTATTAGTTTTTTACGGTTCGCAGTGAGTTTTTGTTGTTTGTTGCTTGCCTTGAAAAATGGTCGCTTAAACATTACCGAATTTACCTTTTATTTTGGCTTGCTGAGCAGTGTAGAACTGCTGCTGCGTAATAATTGCCAAAACTTTATGGATTTAACGGCGGCAAACAGTGACATTAATTCTGGGCGTAAATATTTTTCCAAGGTTGAGCAAACAATAACGAAGCAAAATGAACAGATGCGGGCATTACCAACCAAATTTAATATCAAGTTTGATCATGTTAATTTTGGTTACCAGCCGGATAAGTTAATTATTAAAGATTTTACGCTGGAGATTAAACAGGGCCAGCAGTTGGCACTGGTTGGCCTAAATGGCGCAGGGAAAACAACGCTGACTTTACTTTTAATGGGCTATCTGCAGCCCCTTAGTGGTGAAATTTATGTTGGCAATTGCCCCTTAAGCGAGCTGAGTAATAAGCAGCGCCTAAGTTTTTTTTCGGCAATGTTTCAAGAAAACACAGTGCTGGCAACGGATGTTTTGCATAATATTACGGTTAATAGAGCTGCTTCTGCCACCAAAGTAGAGCAATTACTTGTTCAAACCAAATTTGCTGAAAAAGTTGCCCACTTAAAGGCGGGTCTTAAGACGCAATTAACCCATTATGTCAGTGATGATGGGCAAAACTTTTCTGGTGGTGAATTAGAAAAGCTCATGCTGACACGGGCACTTTATAAAAACGCACCGATTATGATTTTAGATGAACCAACAGCGGCACTTGATGCACTTGCTGAAAAAGATTTGTACCAACAGATTGCTAGTTTGACTAAGGGCAAAACGACAATCTTTATTTCACATCGTTTGGCGTCCACGGCAACCAGTGACCAAGTTTGCTTCATGAAAGCTGGGCAGATTATTGGCTTAGGAAGTCATGAAGAACTGCTGCGCACAAATCAAGCTTATCGCAATCTCTATGATAGCCAAGCTAAATATTATCGGGAGGAACAGCATGAAAGATAA
- a CDS encoding adenylylsulfate kinase, whose translation MKSKVIVVSGVTASGKTTLVKCLHQNYSDSKIISFDNYDIDQLPTTPSIDVPLKEAVNQYDITALMKDLRKIYGTVPLILVDFPFGYQHQILRPLIDRVVYLKTPLDVAFARQIIRDDADKSVEEIISWAKTYLRIARPYFVANQEYIAENADLVLDGTLPLAEMVEKVQAII comes from the coding sequence ATGAAAAGCAAAGTTATTGTCGTTAGCGGTGTCACCGCGAGTGGAAAAACAACGTTGGTTAAGTGTTTGCATCAGAATTATTCAGATAGTAAAATTATTTCGTTTGATAATTATGATATTGATCAGTTGCCAACCACACCGAGTATTGATGTACCTTTAAAAGAAGCCGTTAATCAATATGATATTACCGCTTTGATGAAAGATCTGCGCAAGATTTATGGAACGGTGCCGTTAATTTTGGTGGACTTTCCTTTTGGTTACCAGCACCAAATTTTGCGTCCGCTGATTGACCGGGTGGTTTATTTAAAAACGCCGCTAGATGTTGCTTTTGCAAGACAGATCATCCGTGATGATGCAGATAAATCTGTTGAAGAAATAATTTCTTGGGCCAAAACTTATTTGCGGATCGCCCGGCCATATTTTGTCGCCAATCAGGAATATATTGCTGAAAATGCTGATCTGGTTTTGGATGGAACTTTGCCGCTTGCTGAAATGGTCGAAAAAGTGCAAGCCATAATTTGA